From Candidatus Eisenbacteria bacterium, a single genomic window includes:
- a CDS encoding TonB-dependent receptor, protein MFSTHWVDWALLAAYVAFLVVVWLRPEGRARGTLDYLVAGRRVTLPAFVATLVATWYGGILGVGEYGFRFGISNWLVFGVPYYIGALLFALWFAKRARQTELFTLPDLLERTYGRTPSLIGALAVFVGSAPAAYVLMLGTLYSAMFGLPVVPCIIAAALTSLFYIQRGGLRTVVLTDQVQFGLMFAGFAVLLVTLVARHGGLASLPSRVPVEHFTWHGGNPPSAIFVWYVIALGTLVEPAFWQRAYAARDPGVARNGVLISIGCWAVFDFMTTFCAIYARALLPDLTNPVLAFPELAKLVLPPGLLGLFFLSMIATVMSTIDSYGFIAATTIGRDVMWRLRGERDESRIPFYSNLGLWLAAGFATALAIASRSVIDLWRDLGSITAPAMLAPVGTALLGRWRLGPRATAFAMAAPLVVTTVWVLVHNLSGPGARYPLGLEPIYAGLGTSLLCYLVGHVVRRLTSARMAPRVAMLIGCVLALGGATAARADSPDTLDRVVPLPGIEVSTASPGDRAPQARSIMTRDEIRRRNQGLDTPMQLAHLPGVYAYSDAGNGIGYSYLSIRGFPQRRISVLVNGVPLNDPESHEVYWIDHPDLLASTSRVEVQRGVGSALYGAASMGGSVHLETSPFTIERTLGLRAALGSFDTRRVSAEMGSGELDGGWNLYGRYSRIETAGYRELSDSKLWSFLFAARRTAGHHTLRASVYGGPEQTHLAYLGVPADYLEGRVSGDVERDRRFNPIRFAGERDHFFEPHYELIHTWTPTPRTSFTQTLFYFDGEGYYDEQRFGRSLADYRLAPWSTSDSTLAPRDYYAQDGGGTLVQDSLGRFRVERFDLVRRREVKNRHYGWVPRARIERGRVAVTVGGELRAHDGRHVGSLLSAGGVPGFAPGHTYYDYHPRTLAAGVFARTEWTVNAQLDATFDLAWRHADYAMRGDRFDGIRFDQPYDFAIPRAGVHWRVTPRLDLFASAAHARREPALRDLFDAEGVGSVPLYGTIDISNGVYRDPLVRPERVTDWEAGARWRPGAALELSANLYRMDFEDELVFAGQFNTDLGYSTIGNAARSVHQGVELAAHGAWTTPARPAGRPLALVAAANLSVADHHFDEYREVYGTAPGDTLRYDGNAIGFQPSTTAHAELRAEWAGASVSLAAQHVGRIFVDNTESRAVSIEPCTLLDASAARRFERGGGSWVSVGLQVRNLLDRRYSTSGYLDYDAAGALVPHLIVGATRAWSVELSLGF, encoded by the coding sequence TTGTTCAGCACCCACTGGGTGGACTGGGCGCTGCTGGCGGCCTACGTCGCATTTCTCGTCGTGGTGTGGCTGCGTCCCGAAGGGCGCGCACGCGGCACGCTCGACTATCTGGTCGCGGGACGCCGCGTCACGCTTCCCGCGTTCGTCGCCACCCTCGTCGCGACCTGGTACGGCGGCATCCTGGGCGTCGGCGAGTACGGATTTCGCTTCGGCATCTCGAACTGGCTGGTGTTCGGCGTGCCGTACTACATCGGCGCGCTGCTGTTCGCATTGTGGTTCGCGAAGCGCGCACGACAGACCGAACTCTTCACGTTGCCCGATCTGCTCGAGCGCACGTACGGGCGAACCCCGTCGCTGATCGGCGCGCTCGCCGTGTTCGTCGGCTCGGCGCCGGCGGCTTACGTGCTGATGCTCGGCACCCTCTACTCCGCGATGTTCGGCCTTCCCGTGGTGCCATGCATCATCGCGGCGGCACTCACCTCACTGTTCTACATCCAGCGCGGCGGACTGCGCACCGTGGTGCTGACCGACCAGGTCCAGTTCGGCCTCATGTTCGCGGGCTTCGCGGTGCTGCTCGTGACGCTGGTGGCACGTCACGGCGGACTCGCCTCGCTGCCGTCGCGCGTTCCGGTCGAACACTTCACGTGGCACGGCGGCAATCCACCCAGCGCGATCTTCGTGTGGTACGTGATCGCGCTCGGAACCCTGGTCGAGCCGGCGTTCTGGCAACGCGCCTATGCAGCCCGTGACCCCGGCGTGGCGCGCAATGGCGTTCTGATCTCGATCGGGTGCTGGGCCGTGTTCGACTTCATGACCACGTTCTGCGCGATCTACGCGCGCGCTCTGTTGCCCGACCTGACCAACCCGGTGCTGGCGTTTCCGGAACTCGCGAAGCTCGTGTTGCCGCCGGGCCTGCTCGGCCTGTTTTTCCTGTCGATGATCGCGACCGTGATGAGCACCATCGACTCCTACGGTTTCATCGCCGCCACCACCATCGGGCGCGACGTGATGTGGCGGCTGCGTGGCGAGCGCGACGAGTCGCGGATTCCGTTCTACAGCAACCTCGGACTGTGGCTCGCGGCCGGCTTCGCGACCGCGCTCGCGATCGCGAGCCGCAGCGTGATCGACTTGTGGCGCGACCTCGGCTCGATCACCGCTCCGGCGATGCTCGCGCCGGTCGGCACCGCGCTGCTCGGACGCTGGCGGCTCGGCCCGCGTGCGACCGCGTTCGCGATGGCCGCACCCCTGGTGGTCACGACCGTGTGGGTGCTGGTGCACAACCTGAGCGGTCCCGGCGCGCGCTATCCGTTGGGTCTCGAGCCGATCTACGCCGGGCTCGGCACTTCGCTGCTCTGCTATCTCGTCGGGCATGTCGTGCGCCGCCTCACCTCGGCGCGAATGGCGCCGCGCGTCGCGATGCTGATCGGATGCGTGCTCGCGCTCGGCGGGGCGACTGCCGCACGCGCCGACTCCCCCGACACGCTCGACCGTGTGGTGCCGCTGCCGGGTATCGAAGTCAGCACCGCTTCACCCGGTGACCGGGCACCCCAGGCTCGCTCGATCATGACGCGCGACGAGATCCGGCGCCGCAATCAGGGGCTCGACACACCGATGCAGCTCGCGCACCTGCCGGGCGTCTACGCGTACTCGGATGCCGGCAACGGCATTGGTTACTCCTACCTGTCGATCCGCGGCTTTCCGCAGCGCCGCATCAGCGTGCTCGTCAATGGTGTGCCGCTCAACGACCCCGAGTCGCACGAGGTCTACTGGATCGATCATCCGGACCTGCTCGCTTCCACCTCACGCGTCGAGGTGCAGCGCGGCGTCGGCTCGGCACTCTACGGCGCTGCGTCGATGGGCGGCAGCGTCCACCTCGAGACCTCACCGTTCACGATCGAGCGCACACTCGGCTTGCGCGCCGCACTCGGTTCGTTCGACACGCGTCGCGTCTCGGCAGAAATGGGTTCGGGAGAACTCGACGGCGGCTGGAATCTCTATGGCCGCTATTCGCGAATCGAGACCGCCGGTTATCGCGAGTTGAGTGACTCGAAGCTGTGGTCGTTCCTGTTCGCCGCGCGCCGTACCGCGGGCCATCACACGCTGCGAGCGAGCGTCTACGGCGGCCCCGAACAGACGCATCTCGCCTATCTCGGCGTTCCCGCCGACTATCTCGAAGGGCGGGTGAGCGGCGATGTGGAACGCGATCGGCGCTTCAATCCCATCCGCTTCGCGGGCGAGCGCGATCACTTCTTCGAGCCCCACTACGAGCTGATTCACACCTGGACTCCGACGCCTCGAACCTCGTTCACACAAACGCTCTTTTACTTCGACGGCGAGGGCTACTACGACGAGCAGCGCTTCGGGCGCTCGCTGGCCGACTATCGCCTGGCGCCCTGGAGCACCTCGGACTCGACGCTCGCGCCGCGCGACTACTACGCGCAGGACGGCGGCGGCACGCTGGTGCAGGACTCGCTCGGCCGCTTCCGCGTCGAACGCTTCGACCTGGTGAGGCGGCGCGAGGTGAAGAACCGCCACTACGGGTGGGTGCCACGCGCACGCATCGAGCGTGGCCGCGTCGCGGTGACCGTGGGTGGCGAGCTGCGCGCGCACGACGGTCGGCATGTAGGCTCGCTGCTGTCCGCCGGCGGCGTTCCGGGCTTCGCTCCGGGCCACACGTACTACGACTACCACCCGCGCACGCTCGCCGCGGGCGTGTTCGCGCGCACCGAATGGACGGTGAACGCGCAACTCGATGCGACCTTCGACCTCGCGTGGCGGCATGCCGACTACGCCATGCGCGGCGATCGATTCGACGGCATCCGCTTCGATCAACCCTACGACTTCGCGATCCCGCGCGCCGGTGTTCACTGGCGGGTTACACCCCGGCTCGACCTGTTCGCCAGTGCCGCGCACGCGCGCCGCGAGCCGGCACTTCGCGATCTGTTCGACGCCGAGGGCGTCGGAAGCGTGCCCCTCTACGGCACGATCGACATCTCGAATGGCGTCTACCGCGATCCGCTCGTCAGGCCCGAGCGCGTCACCGACTGGGAGGCCGGTGCACGGTGGCGGCCGGGCGCCGCGCTCGAACTGAGCGCGAACCTCTACCGAATGGACTTCGAAGACGAGCTGGTGTTCGCCGGGCAGTTCAACACCGATCTCGGCTACTCGACGATCGGCAATGCCGCGCGCTCGGTTCATCAGGGCGTCGAACTCGCAGCGCACGGAGCCTGGACGACTCCGGCGCGGCCGGCCGGCCGGCCGCTCGCGCTGGTCGCCGCGGCGAACCTCTCGGTCGCCGACCATCACTTCGACGAGTACCGCGAGGTCTACGGCACGGCACCCGGCGACACGCTGCGCTACGACGGCAATGCGATCGGCTTTCAGCCTTCGACCACCGCCCACGCCGAGCTGCGGGCCGAATGGGCCGGCGCGAGCGTGTCTCTGGCTGCGCAGCACGTCGGGCGAATCTTCGTCGACAACACCGAGTCGCGCGCCGTTTCGATCGAGCCGTGCACGCTGCTCGATGCCAGCGCGGCGCGACGCTTCGAACGCGGAGGCGGCTCTTGGGTCTCGGTCGGACTGCAGGTGCGAAACCTTCTCGACAGGCGCTACTCGACCTCGGGCTATCTCGACTACGACGCCGCCGGAGCGCTCGTGCCTCATCTGATCGTGGGTGCGACCCGAGCCTGGTCGGTGGAGTTGAGCCTCGGTTTCTAA
- a CDS encoding T9SS type A sorting domain-containing protein, with the protein MRAPASLRCSVALATLLFALATLLLALTPLAARAWPHGPTNNLHLEGAFFIKERPVAAPDGAGGVYVAWAEQHATWDIYAQRVDASGEVLWTSGGVAVCSAAGDQREPVITALPQGGCVIGWVDRRNTDADVYAQRLSATTGAALWTADGVSVSNIVSLDEVAVQIAYQFDGIYFVWQDGGPGNWDIYGQRLGMNGARLWNATGLPIAVAASEQTAPQMAINDPSLEFQVVWTDARGGAATDLYAQRVLFGGTVGLAVNGVVVCNAAGEQSQPRIALLNGGEFGMVWRDERSGTADLYAQRFGQFGAAVFGLNGIPIITGTNDPSQPRILYDGAGGFFTASLDAEGFGFTGIRFQHIGPTGAILWGAQGTPNNSAFVVGAQIPQLVSDGVGGVIALWQDHRERGNGQIWATHFNSLGNSIWAGDLLVAELPVQNTATMAAVTDARGGAIVPLSQVSLYQVLVKRLDRFGMTGAEPQVTSVRDVANDQGGQVKVSWNASPLDVDPLYESIEEYWLLRDVPTSLIAEAKADAFVRLKPGDPKPADDQRALVEIEAAPGNWEFVAAVPAAHLAAYSKVVATTGDSVAAGNPRTRFMVQARGTAIGTNAWWDSEPDSGYSVDDLAPAMPAPFTGTHAPGVGTFLSWGANLETDLAGYRLYRGSSLGFVPSLANRVASTALTHFEHATAGPVYKLSAVDTHGNESAYNVLVPGGIVDAPGVSTPVEFALASPSPNPSRDAISVRYALPRASSVRLSVVDAQGRRVRLIESSERAAGEWNVRWDGRDESGAASSSGLYWLRLEAGGRVMSQRFVRLR; encoded by the coding sequence ATGCGCGCCCCCGCTTCGCTTCGCTGTTCCGTCGCACTCGCGACGCTGCTGTTCGCGCTCGCGACGCTGCTGCTCGCGCTCACGCCGCTCGCAGCGCGCGCGTGGCCGCACGGCCCGACGAATAATCTCCATCTCGAAGGTGCGTTCTTCATCAAGGAGCGCCCGGTCGCGGCACCCGATGGCGCCGGCGGCGTGTACGTCGCGTGGGCCGAACAGCACGCGACGTGGGACATCTATGCGCAGCGCGTGGACGCGAGCGGCGAAGTGTTGTGGACGAGCGGCGGAGTGGCCGTGTGTTCCGCGGCAGGGGACCAGCGCGAGCCGGTGATCACGGCGCTCCCGCAAGGCGGATGCGTCATCGGCTGGGTGGATCGCCGCAACACGGACGCCGACGTCTATGCACAGCGCCTGTCGGCGACCACGGGAGCCGCGCTGTGGACCGCCGATGGCGTCTCGGTGAGCAACATCGTCAGTCTCGACGAAGTCGCGGTACAGATCGCGTATCAGTTCGACGGAATCTATTTCGTGTGGCAGGACGGCGGTCCCGGAAATTGGGACATCTACGGGCAGCGACTCGGAATGAACGGCGCCCGGCTCTGGAACGCGACTGGACTGCCGATCGCCGTTGCCGCCTCCGAGCAGACCGCTCCGCAGATGGCCATCAACGATCCGTCGCTCGAGTTCCAGGTGGTGTGGACCGACGCTCGTGGTGGCGCTGCGACCGATCTCTACGCGCAGCGCGTGCTGTTCGGCGGCACGGTGGGTCTGGCGGTCAACGGGGTGGTGGTCTGCAACGCCGCCGGCGAGCAGTCACAGCCGCGCATCGCGCTTCTGAACGGCGGTGAGTTTGGAATGGTGTGGCGCGACGAGCGTTCGGGCACGGCCGATCTCTACGCGCAGCGCTTCGGACAATTCGGAGCCGCCGTCTTCGGACTCAACGGCATCCCGATCATCACCGGAACGAATGATCCTTCGCAGCCGCGGATCCTGTACGACGGCGCCGGCGGATTCTTCACCGCGAGCCTCGATGCCGAGGGCTTCGGTTTCACCGGCATTCGCTTTCAGCACATCGGCCCGACCGGGGCGATCCTGTGGGGTGCGCAGGGGACGCCGAACAACTCCGCGTTCGTCGTCGGCGCTCAGATACCGCAGCTGGTCTCGGATGGGGTCGGCGGGGTGATCGCGTTGTGGCAGGACCATCGCGAACGCGGCAACGGGCAGATCTGGGCGACGCACTTCAATTCGCTCGGCAACTCGATCTGGGCGGGAGACCTGCTGGTCGCCGAGCTGCCCGTTCAGAACACCGCGACCATGGCCGCCGTCACCGATGCGCGCGGCGGTGCCATCGTTCCGCTCTCGCAAGTCTCCCTGTACCAGGTGCTCGTGAAACGCCTGGATCGCTTCGGCATGACCGGCGCCGAACCGCAGGTCACCTCGGTGCGCGACGTGGCGAACGACCAGGGCGGACAAGTGAAGGTGAGCTGGAACGCGAGCCCGCTCGATGTCGATCCGCTCTACGAGAGCATCGAGGAGTACTGGCTGCTGAGAGACGTGCCGACCTCGCTGATCGCCGAAGCGAAGGCCGACGCGTTCGTGCGCCTGAAGCCCGGCGACCCGAAGCCGGCTGACGACCAGCGCGCGTTGGTCGAGATCGAAGCCGCGCCCGGAAACTGGGAGTTCGTCGCGGCGGTCCCGGCCGCGCATCTCGCGGCCTACAGCAAAGTGGTCGCCACCACCGGCGACTCGGTTGCGGCCGGCAATCCACGCACGCGCTTCATGGTGCAGGCACGCGGGACCGCGATTGGCACCAACGCATGGTGGGACTCCGAGCCCGACTCGGGCTACTCGGTCGACGATCTGGCGCCCGCGATGCCGGCGCCGTTCACGGGTACGCATGCGCCGGGTGTCGGCACGTTCCTGTCGTGGGGCGCCAATCTCGAAACCGATCTCGCCGGCTATCGGCTCTATCGCGGCTCGAGCCTGGGCTTCGTGCCGAGTCTCGCGAATCGCGTCGCCTCGACGGCACTCACCCATTTCGAACACGCGACCGCGGGTCCGGTCTACAAGCTCTCGGCGGTCGACACTCACGGCAATGAATCGGCGTACAACGTGCTGGTGCCGGGCGGCATCGTGGACGCGCCGGGTGTCTCGACCCCGGTCGAGTTCGCGCTCGCAAGTCCGTCGCCGAATCCGAGCCGCGACGCGATCTCCGTGCGCTATGCGCTACCGCGCGCGTCCTCGGTGCGCCTGTCGGTGGTCGATGCGCAGGGCCGTCGGGTGCGCTTGATCGAATCGAGCGAGCGAGCGGCGGGGGAGTGGAACGTGCGTTGGGACGGTCGCGATGAGTCGGGGGCCGCGAGTTCCAGCGGGCTCTACTGGCTGCGGCTCGAGGCCGGGGGCCGCGTGATGTCGCAACGGTTCGTGCGACTGCGATAG
- a CDS encoding sigma-70 family RNA polymerase sigma factor, which translates to MTFQELDLSCIRRVREGDPSALEELYDRHTPLLYSVALRIVRSATDAEDAVQAAWVQAWKSAASYDASRGAVIAWLLNIVRSRALDAYRSLASRRRAEDRAEAQVDVGPTPADPAADTTRGDLGQRVRTALTQLGPQQRQVIEIAYFEGLSQSEIAERLGAPLGTVKSWTRQGLMKLREMLPEEEWV; encoded by the coding sequence ATGACTTTCCAGGAACTCGATCTGAGCTGTATCCGGAGAGTCCGGGAGGGGGATCCGTCCGCTCTCGAGGAGCTCTACGACCGCCACACACCGCTGTTGTATTCGGTGGCGCTGCGCATCGTGCGCAGTGCGACCGATGCCGAAGACGCGGTGCAGGCGGCGTGGGTCCAAGCGTGGAAAAGTGCCGCGTCCTACGACGCGTCGCGTGGTGCGGTGATCGCGTGGCTGCTGAACATCGTTCGCAGCCGGGCGCTCGACGCCTACCGGAGTCTGGCCTCGCGACGCCGCGCGGAGGATCGCGCGGAGGCGCAAGTCGACGTCGGTCCGACTCCCGCCGATCCCGCCGCCGACACCACGCGCGGTGATCTGGGCCAGCGCGTACGAACCGCGCTCACCCAGCTCGGACCGCAGCAGCGGCAGGTGATCGAGATCGCTTATTTCGAAGGGTTGTCGCAGAGCGAGATCGCCGAACGTCTCGGCGCTCCGCTCGGTACCGTCAAGTCGTGGACGCGTCAGGGACTGATGAAACTGCGCGAGATGTTGCCCGAGGAGGAGTGGGTTTGA
- a CDS encoding anti-sigma factor: protein MSQHSEEFLDLCAGYALGNLDPEQRARLEAHLASGCDACEAALAEMSVASTLLARSAPEQRPSPALKSRVMDAIRAEALPTVIPAAPRPAMVRNGAARGEASGPARDAGAERRAPLAFPGWLTFAPLAAAAALAVTTVLAYRSAEQLRGELQARGEELKSQQAQVQQLERDLSIERHWAAVLSAPGARFAELQITPGGAAALRARATFDPATKSAVVVFENFTPPSGSDYELWLLKGAGVASLGVIKVDEEGRAVLRLDDLGDPALVGGFAISLEPAGGSPFPDRPTGPVVMAGKLGV from the coding sequence TTGAGCCAGCATTCGGAGGAGTTCCTGGATCTGTGCGCGGGTTACGCGCTCGGGAATCTGGATCCGGAACAGCGTGCGCGTCTCGAGGCGCATCTCGCCTCGGGCTGCGACGCGTGCGAAGCGGCGCTCGCCGAGATGTCGGTGGCGAGCACGCTGCTCGCTCGCTCCGCACCCGAGCAGCGACCCTCGCCGGCTCTCAAATCGCGCGTGATGGATGCGATTCGCGCCGAGGCGCTGCCCACCGTGATTCCGGCGGCTCCGCGCCCGGCGATGGTTCGAAACGGCGCGGCGCGCGGCGAGGCATCGGGGCCGGCGCGTGACGCCGGTGCGGAACGTCGTGCGCCGCTCGCGTTCCCGGGCTGGCTCACGTTTGCGCCGTTGGCGGCCGCCGCGGCACTGGCGGTGACCACGGTGCTCGCGTACCGGAGCGCCGAACAACTGCGCGGCGAGCTGCAGGCTCGCGGCGAAGAGTTGAAGAGCCAGCAGGCGCAGGTGCAGCAGCTCGAGCGCGATCTGTCGATCGAGCGACATTGGGCGGCGGTGCTGTCGGCACCCGGCGCGCGCTTCGCCGAGCTGCAGATCACGCCCGGCGGCGCCGCCGCGCTGCGCGCGCGCGCAACCTTCGACCCCGCGACCAAGAGCGCGGTCGTGGTGTTCGAGAACTTCACGCCGCCTTCCGGCTCCGACTACGAGCTGTGGCTGCTCAAAGGCGCCGGAGTCGCGAGCCTCGGCGTGATCAAGGTCGACGAGGAGGGCCGCGCGGTGCTGAGACTGGACGACCTCGGCGATCCGGCGTTGGTCGGAGGCTTCGCGATCTCGCTCGAGCCCGCCGGCGGTTCGCCGTTCCCCGATCGCCCGACCGGCCCGGTCGTGATGGCGGGCAAGCTCGGGGTGTG